The nucleotide window AGTGACAAAAGATAACACAGAGGGGGAAGAACCCACGCGATCCCGGGACTGCAAGAGTGCAGCTATTACCTTCATGTGTTTTCTGAGTGAGCTCGGATGAGTGTAGGACTTATCACACATTTTGCAGAGATAAGGTTTATCAGAAGTATGCACATGCATGTGCTTTTTGCGGTCGCTGCTATTTGCAAATCGCCTGTCACAGCCTTCGAATTCACACTTAAATGGTTTTTCACCTagtatgggggggaggggaaaggatcaATTAGAAAGACTGTAACTgattcatcaaaataattttttttaataaatagaaaataactttGTAACAAAATGTTTTTCTGAGGTACGTTTGGGGGTTATCATTTTCTGTTTGGtttctgcttctgttttcttcctccatttacTCGCAGTCTTTTTGTGGCCCTCTtagaaaagtatttcattttcaggatttctctaagtgtttttttaaaattattattattattattattataaacttcCTCATCCAACCTGGAATCTTCGGCTGCTCATTAGGTTCTGGGAAATACAGAAGAGGTGTTGTAAGTTTCTATATGGTCCTTATTATCTAAATTTCCGCTTTTATGGCTGGTTCTCgtgatgtttttactccctcccctccccctccttcccctcccccccacttccCACCCCTCCAGGCGCCCCGAACACTTATTTTATAAGGCAATATCGGGAAGCATTTCTGTGATTCCTTGGACTTAGAGGGTTGGGATGCAAAGCTGACAACAGAGTTGATCTCAGCCCAAGTGAAGGACAACCAAATAACCTGAATCCCACTATTCTGAGTACAGCCTGAAGAAAAAAGGACGGCCCAGCAACACCGACCCGACAACCCATCAGCGTTTTAAAGAGGAGTTTAAATGTTCTCTTTCCCACTGACCCACAGTTTATTGGAAACAATGGGTATGATCGATTCAGAGCCGATTAGCATCCCTCCCATGCCATAGGATAAAATGCACATTTATTCAAGGTTTTAACTGAACCCAAAGCCCAGTTTCTTAAGCGATCCAGGAGGAACCGAGctttttaagaaaataagtaTAAGCCTAAAAAAAATTTCTCGAAGATCGAAGACTCTGCGCACTTCTTTCTCCCCTGTCTCATCCTTTCACCAGCCTCCCCCATCCCCAATTTCATTAGCCTCCTCTGGCAAATCCCTCCTTTGAAGAGAGAAATGTTTGGGGGCATGTGATCCCAGAAACGATTTTTTAAACTCTATTTTCTCTTTAAGACagtcccccccacccacccaccagcCCTCTCAAATGCATCCAGAATGATAAAAGAAGTAGGCATTGAACGCAACTAGCTGattgtttttaattgtattttcgATTTCCCCGGATCTTACTTTGAAAAATATCTCCTCTGGTCTCTTAGTAACTCTTTTCCTATCCCCTCTcccgcacgcacacacacacacacacacacacacacacacacacacacattcccaaTCATCCTTTGGTGCCTGCGTGCCAGGAACTTGGCCAGAGCCTTGCTCCCCGAACGGCCCTCCCAAGCATCTCAACCAAACAGGGATATTACGTGCTTGGGGTTTATGTTACTATACCTGTGTGAGTTCTTTTGTGAATCTTTAAATTCTCTGATCGGGCAAACACTTTCCCGCAGCCAGGAAAGGGACAAGGGAAGGGTTTTTCCCCCGTGTGGACTCGGATGTGGTTTACAAGTTTGTATTTGGCTTTGAAAGGTTTCCCCTCTCTCGGACACTCTTCCCAAAAGCAGATGTGATTGGACTGCTCGGGGCCGCCAACGTGCTCCACCGTGACATGAGTTACCAACTCGTGCATGGTGCTGAAAGTTTTGTTGCAGGACTTTTTGGGGTTGGACAATTGCTCGGGCTCAATCCACTTACAGATGAGTTCCTGTTTGATGGGCTGCCGCATGTAGCGAAAAAAGGCCCCCGCCCCGTGGTGGGCAGCCATGTTCATGTTCATGTGCCCGTAGCCGTGGAGCTGGGTGGAAGCGTAGTGCTCCGAGCGCGGGCTGGTGACCTGGCCGTACTGATCAGGCCGCCCGTACATGTCCCCGGAGAAGCCCAGGCGCATCTGCCCGTTCACCACATTGGGCGAAGCATGGCCGGCCGCCTGCTCGTGCAGCCCCGGGAAGAGAAGGTGGCCCGCGGCGTCGGTGTGCCCGTGGGGCCCGGCAAAGCCGCCGGCCGCGGCCGACGCGAAGAGGCTGTGCTGCGCGCTGGCCGCCGCCTCGCCGAAGCCCCGGTTACGGAACAGAAAGTCCCGGGTCGAGTTGAAAGCGGCACTCGAGTACGAGCTGACATGggttgggtggtggtggtggcccAGGGCGGCCGCCGCAGCGTAGCCAGGAGCCTGCGAGGTGAAGGCGGTCTGGCCGGCCGAGGCCAGCTCGTGGGTACTGGGGTTAATTTTAAAGGCTCCCATGCCGTCGGCGAAGGGGTTGATGCCCAAGCCCACCTCTCTGTCCGTCACATCGCCTGCGGAGTGGTGGCGAGACGTTCCGAAGGTAGTCACCCCGATGGCGGGATACTGGGGTCCGGCGTCCAGAAGCATCTTCGCCCTCGGCCAGCCCCagcctcccccgccccccccacccTCACCTCgcaaggaaaaaaaagggggggaggaaaaggaggagaaggaggaggaggaaaaggaggaggagaggaggaggaggaggggaaaaaaaaaaacacctcggAAAGTCAACCAGCAATCACCAGCCGGGGCTTGAGAAAAAACCAAaatctccttcccaccctccgaccctcccacccccctccaaaaaaaaaaaaaaaagccacaagaGTAGAGCAGAGTAGAATAGAGCAGAGCAGGAGACGGAGGTCAACTTGCCGCGGCCACAGTCAGGAAGAAGCAcgggaaaaaaagcaaacaataaaaagaataaataaaaagaataaataaaaataaaagcggatcagaaaaaaatcagaagcCTGTCCCACCCCGCCCCCCAAAAGATGCAGCCGAAACCCCAGCCCAGGCTGCTTCTGCCTCCTCCAACTCCGCCTCCGCCGCTGCCGCCtccaccgccgccgccgcggaGTTAGACTTTCTTTCGGGTTAGTCTCCGGCGCGGGAGGCCCAAGTCAAGGCTGCCTGCAAAAAAATCATGGAGCTCAGCAGCCCCCCAAAAAACTTCCTCCCGTATTTTTTGCATATAGAAACGTAAGTGGAagaaatatttctctcttttctgagCTCCCCACcactcttttctcccctcttccctttctctctttctctctccctctttctcccctgctcttcctctttctttctctgtctgtctctttctctctctctctctttttttttttgctttttggaaaaaaaaaaaggcgcAAATCATGCACAATATTGTCTTTTGCGGTTTATCTTCCTGGGGAGAAACTTTCACCTCCTCAGCCGGGCGGTGAGCGCGAGACTGATAGCGGCAATCATTCCTGCAGATAAATGAATTGAAAAGACGACACCGTCCCCCCCTTGATGaatgggagaagggggaggagtcACGTGCGGAGCGACGTGGGCCCGGATTGGTCCCGCTGCGCTCCCCCCTTCCCCTGCAGCCTCTCCAACTAAGGGCGCGCAAAGCCCCAACTCTCCTCTGATTGGCCCGCCCGGCTCATCAATCCCAGGTATTGTAAAGAGCTTGACATCCCCTTTTGACAAACAGGGTTTCCAGGagtagcaactttttttttttttgccaaattttccccctcttctcacggaaagaaaaaaaaaagaaaggaaaagaaaggaaaagaaaagaaaccacggatctctttctttcttgccctcctctctcacacactttttttttcttttctggaaacCTGCTCCTTGATGATTATTTCATGATCagggtaatgatgatgatgatgtgatgATGAGGAGCATGATGGTAAACATTACTAAGGCACTTCCAGAATACTCAGATTCAgcaactttcttttcttccttcctttctctttttctttaagacTAGCTAAAGAGCCTTTTGTTATTTGTtccttttgaagttttttttttcttttccctttccttgtccCCCTCCTTGTTTATAATTTAAGATCTCAAGAGCACATGTTCACTTCACTTTCTCTTTACAAGAGACGTGATTTCTCGGGGGTAACTAACTGGCTCATTCCATCAGTTTTCTGAAATAAATCACGCATCCTGCGCCCATCAGAACGCAGGTGGGTGAGAGCTCttaactttctaattttttatggtgtttttttaaagttgttatttttcttttttcttttctgttcctgttttgttttctctctcttttttcctttttctctatctccctccgTCGACACTCCCACCCCCATCCTCTTTTGAAGCTGGCTCTCATTCATTCAGGTAAAACTGTAAATTTTCCAAAGCTTCATTGTTCCTTTAGGCTGCATAAAGCTTTCCAATGATctccaaatacttttttttatttaaaatcctcGATAGATAGGACCAATGTAAATTTTCTGACATTCAAACCTTTTCTAGTTCACAAATCAGTCACCCTTGTCACAGTTATTGAAATTCCTCAACTCGCCACACCAGGACGGTGGAAAAAGCAGGCGGTGTCTTTGTTGCTGAGCAGGCTTTTGATCGCCAGAGAAAATTTACTTACCTTCAGATGagtgagcagaaaaagaaataacactCCCTTTGATTTAGTTAGGAAAATGCAGACATTTGGATTCAGTGCAAACATACAACACTTGGTTGTTTTCTAGATACAGCCCTCGATTAACCTGTCTTTCCCCAGCTCAAAGTCTATTGAAAAACTGAGGAtagtttctttttgttcttgCTACAAAGACCCATTGactatatattaaaatgattGTTGAAAGGTATAAGTATGGTACTTAAAAGCAGAAAAATCTTTGTGACTCAGTCAATTAAACTCAGAAACATTTGTACATTTGAAAATTTGTACtgagcataaaaataaaattccattattttgcagatatctttccatttttaaatatatatatacatatatgtatatgtatatatataacctagTTTATTTACAAAGTCGTCTGCATATTCATTAGGTCTAATTATTTTCTAGTAACGAAAACACAAATAGCCAAGAGTCGGAATCCTTCCATTTAGCCTTTGTGTTGCACTTCATTTGGCTCTTTTGCAGCGGAATCTGAGCTCTATACTCGCATTTCGAAACAAAGAAACTTTAACTCATCCTTTCAAAGGGATCCTGTTAGGAAAGCCTCCCTTGCAggtacaaagaagaaaatgaaaatatgtgtGATTTGCACGCCTGCCTTTAAGGGCTGCGAAATCAAGGGTAAGCCTCTGTCAACATCCGATTCATATTTCCTTTgattattatgattttattttatgcgATGCTAGAGGTTTGGCTTAGCTAGATGTTATTCAGAAAGTCCTTCTCAAGGTCTCCCAATGGAACTGTTGTTCAACTTAAGGCTTTTGTAGACAGAACGGCTTAATATCGTCTGAGATTACCTGATGGCAAGTTGGCCGCTGTGATGAAGTTGAAATAGCAGCTCCAGAAATCAAATGTTATGTCTACAGCAACAAGTCTACATGTCTGCAGTCCATTGTCACTTTCAGATAGAAACACACACCCACTGACCGAAATAGGATGTGGTGGTGAGaagtgaggggaggggaagaggggtgGCTCTGTAGGCTTTtgttgggtgtgtgtgtgtatacatatagacatacatacatatatgcatgcatgcatgcatgcatagaAACCTTGTGAAGGGTTTTCCCCGCTCCAGTTTCAAGTGCAAGTTTGATAACGTTCCACCCAGATGTAGAAAGGCTTCAGAAAGAATTGTCCCTCCGAGCTAGGTCCTCTTTCTCCAGGGAAATGCTTGAGGAAATAGCTAGGACAAAAATCGAATCCAAATGTCCTTGCCTttaaagctgggggggggggggggggaagggtagggggaggtgggaggaggacaggggaaaaaaatttttttaaagaagagggaACCTCATCCCGTCCAGTCGTTGTAAAAATCTAATGGCAAGGTTAACAAGAGGGTATTTTTAGTAAGCGCGTCAAAATATACAGGGTAAGAGTgaatgtgggaaaaaaaaaaaagttgtgggtTGTAGAAGTTATCAAGTGGGATTTGCGGCGCTCTCTGCAGGAAACGAGAGCGGCTCCAGTTCAAAGCCACATGCACCAACGTGACATATAAGCCATTAAAATATCATCCTGACGGCTCATTTCTGCTCCATCATACATTCCCTAACTGCTTCCAGAAAGCccgaaaagaagaaatgaaggatgaCCGCCTCGCTGGAACCACAAAAGACGTGGTTAGCGGggttctttttccccctcttccacCCCGAAGTGATGTGCAGAAATGAGGGATTCTCTTCAACAGGTGGAGTGGGGTAAGTGCGTGCGACAGGGAGGTAGGATGAAGATGGGGACTAGCACCCGATTACCCACCTCCCCAGGTAAAACCAACTTGGCACCCTTGGAGTAGGGTTTCGGCGCACCCTTCCGGCTGGGGAAAGGTACCAGGgcatctcccctccccccac belongs to Monodelphis domestica isolate mMonDom1 chromosome 8, mMonDom1.pri, whole genome shotgun sequence and includes:
- the ZIC1 gene encoding zinc finger protein ZIC 1 is translated as MLLDAGPQYPAIGVTTFGTSRHHSAGDVTDREVGLGINPFADGMGAFKINPSTHELASAGQTAFTSQAPGYAAAAALGHHHHPTHVSSYSSAAFNSTRDFLFRNRGFGEAAASAQHSLFASAAAGGFAGPHGHTDAAGHLLFPGLHEQAAGHASPNVVNGQMRLGFSGDMYGRPDQYGQVTSPRSEHYASTQLHGYGHMNMNMAAHHGAGAFFRYMRQPIKQELICKWIEPEQLSNPKKSCNKTFSTMHELVTHVTVEHVGGPEQSNHICFWEECPREGKPFKAKYKLVNHIRVHTGEKPFPCPFPGCGKVFARSENLKIHKRTHTGEKPFKCEFEGCDRRFANSSDRKKHMHVHTSDKPYLCKMCDKSYTHPSSLRKHMKVHESSSQGSQPSPAASSGYESSTPPTIVSPSTENQTTSSLSPSSSAVHHTSGHSTLSSNFNEWYV